A region from the Hydrogenimonas sp. genome encodes:
- a CDS encoding putative lipoprotein required for motility, with protein sequence MKKRSLLVLGLISTALMAETCPAPKVESSPGNTEVSAQKSGIVSRQEISKVESLNSYEADRTGDNTCTLSKSNTIHFQVVGQGVAPLNTVSPAQAMALAKRAAIADAYRQLGEKICGVRVEGRDLIRNMMISRSTVRTEIDALIKNARILDTKFKDGLCEVEMEVTLNGKEWYARLSR encoded by the coding sequence ATGAAAAAACGGTCACTGCTCGTACTGGGTCTGATTTCCACCGCTCTTATGGCCGAAACCTGCCCCGCTCCGAAAGTGGAGTCAAGTCCCGGGAATACCGAAGTATCTGCTCAGAAGAGCGGCATCGTATCCCGGCAGGAGATAAGCAAGGTAGAATCTCTGAATTCGTATGAAGCGGATAGAACGGGAGACAATACATGTACATTGTCCAAAAGCAATACCATACATTTTCAGGTTGTAGGTCAGGGAGTCGCTCCCTTAAACACCGTATCGCCGGCACAGGCAATGGCCCTGGCAAAGCGTGCCGCCATAGCTGATGCGTACCGTCAACTCGGAGAGAAGATATGCGGAGTCAGAGTCGAAGGGCGTGATCTCATCAGGAACATGATGATAAGCCGCTCCACTGTCAGAACAGAGATCGACGCGTTGATCAAAAATGCGAGGATTCTGGACACGAAGTTCAAAGACGGCCTGTGCGAGGTGGAGATGGAAGTGACACTGAACGGCAAAGAGTGGTACGCCAGGCTCTCACGCTGA
- a CDS encoding ammonium transporter has protein sequence MKKWLLALPMLPAMAFAEDTLNSGDTAWMLVATAFVMLMTPAGLALFYGGLTRSKNVLNTMGMSLAAYAVGTLVWVLVGYSIAFGDGDLIGTGKVLLSGIGSDTLSGTIPELLFVAFQGTFAAITVAIASGSMIERVKFSTFVVFAALWIVAVYAPITHWAWGGGETLNFGEIDFAGGTVVHINAGVAGFVVAMILGRRRDYEKAAIKPFSPILVVLGAMLLWFGWFGFNAGSQVAADGTAASAFLVTNVAASLGVIGWILGEWLIFKKPTLVGGASGAVAGLVAITPASGTAGVGGAIIIGLVGGFLGFLAVTKIKKMFKVDDSLDAFWVHGLVGIWGSIATALFIADYAMPEDYSLGSQLVSQLMAVGLTIVYSGVVTAIVYFIAAAVTGGGRVDEETETMGLDESVHGERALNL, from the coding sequence ATGAAGAAATGGCTACTCGCTCTGCCGATGCTTCCGGCAATGGCTTTCGCGGAAGATACGCTGAACAGCGGCGATACGGCTTGGATGCTTGTCGCGACGGCGTTCGTAATGTTGATGACACCCGCCGGTCTCGCACTCTTCTACGGCGGTCTTACACGCAGCAAAAACGTGCTCAACACGATGGGAATGAGTCTTGCTGCCTATGCCGTCGGAACACTGGTATGGGTCCTTGTCGGCTACTCTATCGCATTCGGTGACGGCGACCTTATAGGTACAGGCAAGGTTCTCCTTTCCGGAATAGGTTCAGATACACTAAGCGGGACTATCCCCGAGCTTCTTTTCGTAGCGTTCCAGGGAACTTTCGCGGCGATTACCGTGGCGATAGCCAGCGGTTCGATGATAGAGAGGGTCAAGTTCTCCACATTTGTCGTTTTTGCGGCTCTCTGGATCGTGGCCGTATACGCTCCCATCACCCACTGGGCATGGGGCGGCGGTGAAACGCTGAACTTCGGTGAGATCGACTTCGCTGGCGGTACCGTCGTTCATATCAACGCCGGTGTGGCCGGGTTTGTCGTAGCTATGATCCTTGGACGCAGAAGAGATTATGAAAAAGCGGCCATAAAGCCCTTCTCCCCGATTCTCGTAGTGCTCGGGGCGATGCTGCTCTGGTTCGGATGGTTCGGCTTCAACGCCGGCTCCCAGGTTGCGGCAGACGGTACGGCGGCTTCCGCTTTCCTGGTTACCAACGTGGCTGCGTCGCTGGGTGTTATAGGGTGGATTCTCGGTGAGTGGCTGATCTTCAAGAAGCCGACGCTTGTCGGCGGCGCTTCAGGTGCGGTTGCCGGCCTTGTAGCGATTACCCCCGCATCCGGTACGGCCGGAGTGGGCGGCGCCATTATCATCGGTCTGGTAGGCGGCTTCCTCGGTTTCCTCGCTGTAACCAAGATAAAGAAGATGTTCAAAGTGGACGACTCCCTGGATGCCTTCTGGGTACACGGTCTGGTCGGTATCTGGGGCTCTATAGCCACCGCGCTCTTCATAGCGGACTATGCGATGCCTGAGGATTACAGCCTCGGCAGTCAGCTTGTAAGCCAACTTATGGCTGTCGGCCTCACCATAGTCTACAGCGGTGTAGTTACCGCAATCGTATATTTCATCGCAGCGGCGGTTACCGGCGGCGGAAGAGTCGATGAAGAGACAGAGACAATGGGACTCGACGAATCGGTTCACGGTGAGCGCGCACTAAACCTCTGA
- a CDS encoding nitrogen regulatory protein P-II, with amino-acid sequence MKKIEAIIKPFKIEEVKDALAEAGITGMTVSEVKGYGRQAGHTELYRGAEYVVDFIPKVKIEVVVKAEDVDSIVEKIVEAARTGKIGDGKIFVSDVERVVRIRTGEENEEAI; translated from the coding sequence ATGAAAAAGATCGAGGCCATAATAAAGCCGTTCAAGATAGAAGAGGTCAAAGATGCCCTGGCAGAGGCCGGGATTACAGGTATGACCGTAAGTGAAGTGAAAGGTTACGGCAGGCAGGCCGGTCATACCGAGCTATATCGCGGAGCCGAGTATGTCGTCGACTTTATACCCAAAGTGAAGATTGAGGTAGTGGTAAAGGCCGAAGATGTAGACTCCATCGTCGAAAAGATCGTAGAGGCTGCAAGAACCGGCAAGATAGGTGACGGAAAGATATTCGTAAGCGATGTAGAGAGAGTGGTGCGTATCCGTACCGGCGAAGAGAACGAAGAGGCCATATAA
- a CDS encoding ammonium transporter, whose translation MPVGDFSYIVDTLFLLFAMTLIIFMVPGFAMLEAGIVRTKNVSAVLTVNTMIYAVASMAFLLIGYQLAFGTWENDSVSKWAAFLFQMAFVGKTVNIMSGGVSERTRIIPLMIFTVLMAAVIYPLVVNWTWGANMLEGTFLDISAMHDLAGSTVIHSTGAWALLAAILIIGPRKGRYVDGKVKVIPASNIPLVTLGAMVLWIGWFGFNGGSVGSISSRENADLVALTIMNTNTAGLAGAIIAAVIVYIQYKKFDITMILNGALGGLVAITAGADLFDIYTPILVGLIGGALVVFAVPLFDRFRLDDPVGALSVHLVNGIWGTLAVGIFAEDVSFAAQLKGVAVVGIFAFVVSYISMFAIDKAVRFRASDDEQMEGIDVSECGVEAYPEFKRAF comes from the coding sequence ATGCCGGTTGGAGATTTTTCCTATATAGTGGATACGCTTTTCCTGCTCTTCGCAATGACGCTGATCATATTTATGGTCCCCGGTTTTGCGATGCTTGAAGCCGGAATTGTGCGTACAAAGAATGTGAGTGCCGTTTTGACGGTCAATACGATGATCTATGCCGTCGCTTCGATGGCATTTCTGCTTATCGGCTACCAGCTGGCGTTCGGGACATGGGAGAACGACAGCGTCAGCAAGTGGGCCGCTTTTCTGTTTCAGATGGCATTTGTCGGCAAGACCGTGAACATCATGAGCGGTGGTGTAAGTGAGAGGACACGTATCATTCCCCTAATGATATTCACGGTGCTTATGGCCGCCGTCATCTATCCGCTGGTGGTTAACTGGACATGGGGAGCCAATATGCTGGAAGGTACGTTTCTGGATATTAGCGCCATGCACGACCTGGCCGGTTCCACCGTTATTCACTCAACGGGGGCCTGGGCGCTGCTGGCCGCTATTTTGATTATAGGACCGCGTAAAGGGCGCTACGTCGACGGAAAGGTCAAGGTGATTCCCGCCTCCAACATCCCGCTGGTTACATTGGGGGCGATGGTTCTTTGGATAGGATGGTTCGGTTTCAACGGCGGTTCAGTCGGGTCGATTTCATCCAGAGAGAATGCGGATCTGGTGGCTCTTACGATTATGAATACAAATACCGCGGGACTTGCCGGTGCCATCATCGCCGCCGTTATCGTCTATATCCAGTATAAAAAGTTCGATATAACGATGATTCTAAACGGTGCACTCGGCGGACTGGTGGCTATTACGGCCGGAGCGGACCTTTTCGATATATACACACCGATACTCGTAGGTCTTATCGGAGGAGCTCTAGTCGTCTTCGCGGTACCTCTGTTCGACCGCTTCAGGCTGGACGATCCGGTTGGAGCACTCTCGGTACACCTTGTGAACGGTATTTGGGGTACCCTGGCGGTCGGGATCTTCGCCGAAGATGTCTCTTTCGCCGCACAGCTCAAGGGTGTCGCGGTAGTGGGAATCTTTGCGTTTGTGGTATCATACATCTCGATGTTTGCAATCGACAAGGCGGTCCGTTTCAGGGCAAGCGACGATGAGCAGATGGAGGGAATCGACGTCAGTGAGTGCGGTGTTGAAGCCTATCCGGAGTTCAAAAGGGCGTTCTGA
- a CDS encoding DNA gyrase subunit A, giving the protein MSDLFKESEDIQEISIEDSIKGSYLDYSMSVIIGRALPDARDGLKPVHRRILYAMHELGLTSRAAYKKSARIVGDVIGKYHPHGDTAVYDALVRMAQDFSMRIPLVDGQGNFGSIDGDNPAAMRYTEARMTRLAEELLRDIDKDTVDFIPNYDDTMQEPDVLPSRVPNLLLNGSNGIAVGMATNIPPHRLDELIDALLVMIDNPAAELNDLMEHIKGPDFPTGGIIFGRKGILDAYSTGRGRIKVRAKTHIEKKGNREVIVIDELPYQVNKSKLIENIAQLAKDKVIEGISEVRDESDREGIRVVIELKKDAMSEIILNNLFKSTQMQTTFGIILLAIQNKEPKIFTLTELLNLFIQHRKTIIIRRTIFELEKAKARAHILEGLRIALDNIDEIVALIRASKDAVEAREGLMERFSLSEKQAQAILDMRLQRLTGLERDKIEKEYRELMAEIERLSSILKSEDLLNQIIKEELLDIKEHFSTPRLTEIVDDYEDIDIEDLIPNEPMVVTITHRGYIKRVPVKQYEKQHRGGKGKTAVTTHEDDFIENFFISNTHDTLMFVTDRGQLYWLKVYKIPEGSRTAKGKAVVNLIQLQPDENIMAIIPTTDFDESKSLAFFTKNGIVKRTNLSEFKNIRSVGVRAITLDEEDDLVTAKIVLPETQWLFVLTKKGMCIRFPVSDAREIGRTARGVTAIRFKIDGDHVVGATTIRDEEQELLTVAEKGIGKRTEAGEYRLQSRGGKGVLAMKLTPKTGDAVGVVIVDENKDLMVLTQTGKMIRVDMQSIRKAGRNTSGVKIVRLDSGDRVNSIASCPKEEVEEDTFEKREGEGE; this is encoded by the coding sequence ATGTCCGATCTGTTCAAAGAGAGTGAAGATATACAGGAGATTTCGATAGAAGATAGCATCAAAGGAAGCTATCTAGACTACTCCATGAGCGTCATTATAGGCCGTGCCCTCCCGGATGCGAGAGACGGTCTGAAACCGGTACACAGGCGCATACTCTACGCCATGCACGAACTCGGCCTGACCTCCAGAGCAGCCTATAAGAAGAGTGCGCGTATCGTCGGTGACGTAATAGGTAAATACCATCCGCACGGTGATACGGCGGTATACGACGCCCTTGTAAGGATGGCGCAGGACTTCTCCATGCGTATTCCGCTGGTAGACGGCCAGGGAAACTTCGGCTCCATCGACGGTGACAACCCGGCCGCCATGCGTTACACGGAGGCCCGCATGACCCGCTTAGCCGAAGAGCTGCTTAGAGACATCGACAAAGATACCGTCGACTTCATCCCCAACTACGACGATACGATGCAGGAGCCGGACGTACTGCCGAGCCGTGTTCCCAACCTCCTGCTCAACGGTTCGAACGGAATCGCCGTCGGTATGGCCACCAACATCCCTCCCCACAGGCTCGACGAACTCATCGACGCCCTTCTGGTCATGATAGACAACCCGGCCGCTGAGCTGAACGACCTGATGGAGCATATCAAAGGGCCGGACTTTCCGACAGGGGGCATAATATTCGGCCGAAAAGGGATACTCGACGCCTACAGTACGGGACGGGGCCGCATCAAGGTAAGAGCCAAAACCCATATCGAGAAGAAGGGAAACCGCGAGGTTATCGTAATAGATGAACTCCCCTACCAGGTAAACAAAAGCAAGCTGATAGAGAATATCGCCCAACTTGCCAAAGATAAAGTGATAGAAGGTATAAGCGAGGTAAGAGACGAGAGTGACCGCGAAGGGATAAGGGTGGTAATAGAGCTCAAAAAAGATGCAATGAGCGAAATAATACTCAACAATCTCTTCAAGTCGACCCAGATGCAGACCACCTTCGGCATAATTCTGCTGGCCATACAGAATAAAGAGCCGAAAATATTTACGCTTACGGAGCTGCTGAACCTTTTCATCCAGCACAGAAAAACCATAATAATAAGACGCACCATCTTCGAACTCGAAAAGGCGAAGGCGCGTGCGCACATTCTCGAAGGCCTGAGAATAGCACTCGACAACATCGACGAGATAGTCGCGCTAATAAGAGCTTCCAAGGATGCCGTAGAAGCAAGAGAAGGGCTTATGGAGCGCTTCAGTCTCAGCGAAAAGCAGGCACAGGCCATTCTGGATATGCGCCTGCAGCGTCTTACCGGCCTTGAGCGCGACAAGATAGAGAAGGAGTACAGAGAGCTGATGGCCGAAATAGAGCGCCTGAGCAGTATCCTCAAAAGCGAAGATCTTCTGAACCAGATCATAAAAGAGGAGCTCCTGGATATAAAAGAGCACTTCTCCACACCGCGTCTTACAGAGATTGTGGATGACTACGAAGATATAGATATAGAAGATCTGATTCCCAACGAACCGATGGTTGTCACGATAACCCATAGAGGCTACATCAAGCGCGTTCCGGTCAAACAGTATGAGAAGCAGCACAGGGGAGGCAAGGGGAAGACTGCCGTAACGACGCATGAAGATGATTTCATCGAGAACTTCTTCATATCCAATACGCACGATACGCTTATGTTCGTAACCGACCGCGGGCAGCTCTACTGGCTCAAGGTCTACAAGATTCCCGAAGGTTCCAGAACCGCGAAAGGGAAGGCTGTAGTGAACCTGATACAGCTTCAGCCGGATGAAAACATCATGGCGATCATCCCCACCACCGATTTCGACGAAAGCAAGTCGCTCGCCTTCTTCACCAAAAACGGAATAGTGAAGCGCACAAATCTGAGCGAATTCAAAAATATCCGCTCCGTCGGGGTCAGAGCCATAACGCTAGATGAAGAGGATGACCTGGTGACGGCCAAGATAGTCCTCCCCGAAACCCAGTGGCTCTTTGTTCTTACGAAGAAAGGGATGTGCATACGCTTCCCGGTAAGCGATGCGAGGGAGATCGGGCGGACAGCGCGCGGTGTGACTGCGATCCGCTTCAAGATAGACGGTGACCATGTAGTGGGTGCCACGACGATCAGAGATGAGGAGCAGGAGTTGCTGACAGTCGCCGAGAAGGGTATCGGCAAGCGTACGGAAGCTGGAGAGTACAGGCTTCAAAGCAGGGGCGGCAAAGGCGTTCTGGCTATGAAGCTGACACCCAAAACGGGGGATGCCGTAGGTGTTGTCATCGTAGATGAAAACAAAGACCTTATGGTGCTTACACAGACCGGCAAGATGATACGTGTGGATATGCAGAGTATAAGAAAAGCCGGCAGAAACACCAGCGGGGTGAAAATAGTCCGGCTCGACAGCGGTGACAGAGTGAACTCGATAGCGAGCTGCCCCAAGGAGGAGGTAGAGGAAGATACTTTCGAAAAGCGTGAGGGTGAAGGAGAATAG
- a CDS encoding arginine/ornithine antiporter ArcD yields the protein MKLLEKLFEHTLWNGRLFVLLAVVFSLIASIILFIVASVDIWGITVETIKMYIAHEHPPHFHEKLVGVIIGAVDLYLIAIVMLIFSFGVYELFISQIDPAKESGASKILEIHSLDQLKDKLAKVIVMVLVVTFFKKAMYTPYDSPLDMLYFAIAILALGGALYFLSKGTKK from the coding sequence ATGAAACTTCTGGAAAAGTTGTTCGAACATACCCTCTGGAACGGACGCCTCTTTGTCCTCCTGGCTGTAGTATTCAGCCTTATCGCTTCGATAATTCTCTTTATAGTCGCGAGTGTGGATATATGGGGCATAACCGTCGAAACCATAAAGATGTACATAGCCCACGAACACCCGCCGCACTTCCATGAAAAACTGGTAGGTGTCATAATCGGTGCCGTAGACCTCTACCTTATCGCGATAGTGATGCTTATTTTCAGCTTCGGTGTATACGAGCTCTTCATCTCCCAGATAGACCCGGCAAAAGAGTCCGGGGCCTCGAAAATCCTGGAGATCCACTCTCTAGACCAGCTCAAGGACAAACTCGCTAAAGTTATCGTCATGGTGCTGGTGGTCACCTTCTTCAAGAAGGCGATGTACACACCGTACGATTCACCTCTGGATATGCTCTATTTCGCCATCGCGATTCTAGCACTCGGAGGAGCACTATATTTCCTAAGTAAAGGCACAAAAAAATGA
- a CDS encoding signal-transduction regulatory protein FlgR, producing MKIAIVEDDINMRKSLEIALGDYDEFEVKTFRNAKEALKRLDESYDLVISDITMPGMNGIEFVEELQGRYEVIIITGNATLGRAIESIRLGVSDFLTKPFEVETLVEAIRRSRKAKIRAKSIEKVSVKNDNSIFYGKSEALEKTLSLAIKAAKSDAAVLLLGESGVGKELFAKTIHDNSSRSGGPFVAVNMAAIPENLIESELFGFEKGAFTDAVEAKIGKFEAAHGGTIFLDEIAEMPYHLQAKLLRVLQERVIHRLGSTSGTDIDVRIVAATNADIKRKMENQEFREDLYYRIATIPIYIPPLRERGEEIIPIAERTLEDIVARYSLGPKEFSKEAKEKLASYHWPGNIRELIAVVERAAILSDNTEIDCDDLFLDARF from the coding sequence ATGAAAATCGCCATCGTCGAAGACGATATAAATATGCGAAAATCGCTTGAGATCGCACTCGGAGATTACGACGAGTTCGAAGTCAAGACATTCAGAAACGCCAAAGAGGCTTTAAAGAGACTCGACGAGAGCTACGACCTTGTAATTTCCGATATAACGATGCCGGGCATGAACGGCATAGAGTTCGTCGAGGAGCTTCAGGGGCGCTATGAGGTCATAATAATTACAGGCAACGCAACACTGGGGCGCGCCATCGAGTCGATAAGGCTCGGAGTGAGCGATTTCCTGACAAAACCTTTCGAAGTCGAGACTCTCGTAGAGGCCATACGCAGAAGCCGGAAAGCTAAGATACGCGCCAAAAGTATCGAGAAGGTCTCCGTCAAAAACGACAACTCCATATTCTACGGCAAATCGGAAGCGCTCGAAAAGACACTCTCCCTCGCGATAAAGGCGGCAAAAAGCGATGCGGCGGTTCTGCTGCTCGGAGAGAGCGGCGTCGGCAAAGAGCTCTTCGCGAAAACCATACACGACAACTCATCCAGAAGCGGCGGCCCCTTCGTTGCGGTAAATATGGCCGCAATTCCCGAGAATCTCATAGAGAGTGAGCTTTTCGGTTTCGAAAAGGGCGCCTTTACCGACGCGGTAGAGGCAAAAATAGGCAAGTTCGAAGCCGCGCACGGCGGAACCATCTTTCTGGACGAGATAGCGGAGATGCCCTACCACCTGCAGGCAAAACTGCTGCGTGTTCTGCAGGAGCGCGTCATTCACAGACTCGGCTCCACCTCCGGGACAGATATAGATGTACGCATCGTAGCGGCGACAAATGCCGACATAAAGAGGAAGATGGAAAACCAAGAGTTCAGGGAAGACCTCTACTACAGAATAGCTACCATCCCCATCTATATTCCGCCGCTCAGAGAGCGGGGTGAGGAGATAATCCCCATAGCCGAACGGACACTGGAAGATATCGTCGCAAGATACAGCCTGGGGCCCAAAGAGTTTTCCAAAGAGGCGAAGGAGAAGCTGGCCTCCTACCACTGGCCCGGAAACATTCGCGAGCTGATAGCCGTCGTCGAACGAGCCGCGATCTTGAGCGACAATACCGAAATAGATTGCGACGACCTCTTTCTCGATGCACGTTTTTAA
- a CDS encoding nitrogen regulatory protein P-II produces MKKIEAVIKPFKLEDVKDALAEAGITGMTVTEVKGYGRQQGHSELYRGAEYVVDFLPKVKLEVVVPEEDAESVVEKISEAARTGKIGDGKIFVTSVDKVVRIRTGETDREAL; encoded by the coding sequence ATGAAAAAGATAGAAGCGGTAATCAAACCGTTCAAGCTCGAAGATGTCAAAGATGCGTTGGCTGAAGCCGGTATTACCGGGATGACGGTAACGGAGGTAAAAGGTTACGGAAGGCAGCAGGGGCACAGTGAACTCTATCGCGGTGCCGAGTATGTAGTGGATTTTCTGCCCAAAGTCAAACTGGAGGTGGTGGTACCCGAAGAGGATGCCGAAAGCGTGGTCGAAAAGATCTCCGAAGCGGCCCGCACCGGCAAGATAGGCGACGGAAAGATATTCGTAACATCCGTAGACAAAGTTGTACGAATCCGTACCGGAGAGACCGACCGCGAAGCTCTCTGA
- a CDS encoding uroporphyrinogen III decarboxylase, protein MIFVDACFNKPTPYTPVWMMRQAGRYLPEYMAVREEAGDFLNLCKDPEKAAEVTLQPVDIVGVDAAILFSDILVIPLEMGMDLKFEKGEGPVFSDPIRTKEDLKRLQPNAHERLTYVYDAIRIIRERLADDKALIGFTGAPWTLITYMIEGRGTKTYNIVKKLIYTEPELVHALLREVTEVVKLYLEKQIEAGVNVVQIFDSWAAALEKSKYFEFSWNYMKEVASYIKGKYPHIPIIMFPKGIGAYLDDIDGEFDVFGVDWGTPMALAKEKLGDRYVLQGNMEPCRLYSKEATKECVESIYKLMQNRGHIFNLGHGILPDVPVENAKYFVDLVHEITKEK, encoded by the coding sequence ATGATATTCGTAGATGCATGTTTCAACAAACCTACCCCATACACACCGGTATGGATGATGCGCCAGGCAGGCAGATACCTTCCCGAATATATGGCTGTACGTGAAGAGGCGGGAGATTTCCTGAACCTCTGCAAAGATCCCGAAAAAGCGGCGGAAGTGACTCTTCAGCCGGTAGATATAGTAGGCGTAGACGCAGCGATTCTCTTCAGCGACATCCTGGTGATCCCTCTTGAGATGGGAATGGATCTGAAATTCGAAAAGGGAGAGGGGCCGGTATTTTCCGATCCGATCAGGACAAAAGAGGATCTGAAGCGGCTTCAGCCCAATGCTCACGAGCGTCTTACATACGTCTACGACGCCATCAGGATCATCCGCGAAAGACTCGCCGACGATAAAGCCCTCATAGGCTTCACAGGCGCGCCATGGACGCTGATAACCTACATGATCGAAGGGCGCGGCACAAAGACCTACAACATAGTCAAAAAGCTCATCTACACGGAGCCCGAGCTCGTCCATGCTCTCCTTCGCGAAGTTACCGAAGTGGTCAAACTCTATCTCGAAAAGCAGATCGAAGCGGGAGTTAATGTCGTTCAGATATTCGACAGCTGGGCCGCGGCACTCGAGAAGAGCAAATATTTCGAATTCAGCTGGAACTATATGAAAGAGGTGGCAAGCTACATCAAAGGCAAATACCCCCACATCCCGATCATCATGTTCCCCAAAGGCATAGGTGCATACCTGGACGACATAGACGGAGAGTTCGACGTATTCGGTGTAGACTGGGGAACGCCTATGGCCCTAGCAAAAGAGAAGCTCGGCGACCGCTACGTTCTGCAGGGCAACATGGAGCCGTGCCGCCTCTACTCCAAAGAGGCTACGAAAGAGTGTGTGGAGTCTATCTATAAACTTATGCAAAACAGGGGCCACATATTCAACCTCGGCCACGGAATACTCCCCGACGTTCCAGTCGAAAACGCAAAATATTTCGTAGACCTGGTACACGAGATAACGAAAGAGAAGTGA
- a CDS encoding aspartate-semialdehyde dehydrogenase, whose product MRKYNVAVVGATGAVGEEMLRVMEEVDFPVAKLVPLASARSAGGTVGYKDEDVKVKELTETVFEEEEIDIALFSAGGSVSAKFAPFAVEAGAVVIDNTSHFRMDPAVPLVVPEVNPEDIAGWREKGIIANPNCSTIQMVQALKPLHDAYGIERIDVSTYQATSGAGKSAMDELVRQMQEFFAFKLDESEHRKFPHQIALNVIPQIDVFLDNGFTKEEMKMVNETNKIMHDSIEVAATCVRVPTLRGHAESITVTCKKELDADSARETIAKGENIVILDDPANSVYPMPTLCVEKNETFVGRIRGDIYRPNVIHMFVVADNLRVGAATNAVRIAQKWIEMETI is encoded by the coding sequence ATGCGCAAATACAATGTTGCCGTAGTAGGCGCCACCGGGGCAGTGGGTGAAGAGATGCTCCGTGTGATGGAAGAGGTCGACTTTCCGGTTGCCAAACTGGTTCCGCTCGCCAGCGCAAGGAGTGCCGGCGGAACGGTCGGCTACAAAGATGAAGATGTCAAAGTCAAGGAGCTTACGGAAACCGTATTCGAAGAGGAGGAGATAGATATCGCCCTCTTCAGCGCGGGCGGGTCAGTATCTGCCAAGTTCGCTCCTTTCGCCGTCGAAGCGGGTGCGGTCGTCATAGACAATACGAGTCACTTCAGGATGGACCCGGCGGTTCCGCTGGTCGTACCCGAAGTGAACCCGGAAGATATTGCCGGATGGCGCGAGAAAGGGATCATAGCCAACCCCAACTGCTCCACCATCCAGATGGTGCAGGCCCTCAAGCCGCTCCATGATGCCTACGGAATAGAGAGAATCGACGTCAGCACCTATCAGGCGACTTCAGGTGCCGGCAAGAGCGCGATGGATGAGTTGGTGCGCCAGATGCAGGAGTTTTTCGCGTTCAAACTCGACGAGAGTGAACACAGGAAGTTCCCGCACCAGATAGCGCTTAATGTGATTCCGCAGATAGACGTGTTTTTGGACAACGGGTTCACCAAGGAAGAGATGAAAATGGTCAACGAGACCAACAAGATAATGCACGACTCCATCGAGGTGGCCGCCACATGCGTAAGGGTTCCCACACTCCGCGGACACGCCGAAAGCATCACGGTGACCTGCAAAAAAGAGCTGGATGCCGACAGCGCACGAGAGACGATAGCGAAGGGTGAAAACATCGTCATTCTCGACGACCCGGCCAACAGCGTCTACCCCATGCCGACACTCTGTGTAGAGAAGAACGAGACATTCGTCGGCAGAATAAGAGGAGACATCTACCGCCCGAACGTCATACACATGTTCGTAGTAGCCGACAACCTCAGGGTAGGAGCGGCCACGAACGCCGTACGGATAGCCCAAAAATGGATAGAGATGGAGACAATATGA